The proteins below are encoded in one region of Phaseolus vulgaris cultivar G19833 chromosome 1, P. vulgaris v2.0, whole genome shotgun sequence:
- the LOC137813980 gene encoding uncharacterized protein At5g39865, with translation MGCSASRTITIVANSNPDQDPSPSASLASSSFSSSSASHINSNNSSPPVRRRALSLPMPLVHHPPIKKGDTHHLVSLTSTTYGSLLLIDQKDPNLSQKNQPHLTKTSNQTELEHSLSPDSVINTWELMDGLDEEEERQEGIPKPPYTSILDKPSSCRYTAFDGSARKKLLDSFESLKTSQTATENSSSPASTKKPLWQHLSEEALLAKLDPSVAWSYRRALSSRQLGRNTLSRDIRSMGSSPLVFSPSFSFGKNNLCRLPGTKDRIVLYCTSLRGIRKTYEDCCSVRMILRGFRVAVDERDISMDSSYRKELQDVLGGKAVTLPQVFIRGKYVGNADEMKHMNESGELARLLEGFPSQDPGFVCDNCGDARFVPCPNCNGSRKVFEHQEGGLRRCPDCNENGLIRCPGCCS, from the coding sequence ATGGGTTGCTCAGCCTCAAGAACCATAACCATAGTGGCCAACAGTAATCCAGATCAGGATCCCTCTCCTTCTGCTTCtcttgcttcttcttctttctcctcCTCCTCTGCTTCACACATTAACTCCAACAACTCTTCACCCCCAGTTAGAAGAAGAGCCCTTTCTCTCCCAATGCCTCTTGTCCATCACCCTCCCATCAAAAAGGGCGACACACACCACCTTGTCTCCCTCACCTCCACCACCTATGGCTCCCTTCTTCTCATTGACCAAAAAGACCCCAACTTGAGCCAGAAAAACCAACCCCACCTCACCAAAACCTCAAACCAAACTGAGCTAGAACACTCACTCTCCCCAGACTCAGTCATCAACACTTGGGAACTCATGGATGGCttggatgaagaagaagagcgACAAGAAGGAATTCCCAAGCCTCCTTACACTTCTATTTTAGACAAGCCGAGTTCATGCAGGTACACAGCATTTGATGGGTCTGCAAGGAAGAAACTGCTCGATTCCTTTGAGTCACTGAAAACTTCACAAACAGCAACGGAAAACTCTTCTTCTCCAGCATCAACCAAGAAGCCACTTTGGCAGCACTTATCTGAGGAAGCTTTGCTTGCTAAGTTGGATCCAAGTGTGGCTTGGAGTTACAGGAGAGCATTATCATCGAGACAACTAGGTAGAAACACTCTATCTAGAGATATCAGGTCAATGGGGTCTAGCCCTTTGGTATTTTCTCCTTCTTTTTCATTTGGTAAGAATAATTTGTGCCGTTTGCCTGGCACTAAGGACAGAATAGTGCTTTATTGTACTAGTTTGAGAGGGATCCGGAAGACCTATGAGGATTGTTGTTCAGTTAGAATGATTCTGAGGGGCTTTAGAGTTGCGGTTGATGAGAGGGACATATCAATGGATTCGTCCTATAGGAAGGAGTTGCAGGATGTTCTTGGTGGGAAGGCAGTGACCTTGCCACAGGTCTTTATCCGAGGGAAGTATGTGGGGAATGCTGATGAGATGAAGCATATGAATGAGTCTGGAGAATTGGCAAGGCTATTGGAAGGATTCCCCTCTCAGGATCCTGGCTTTGTCTGTGACAACTGTGGTGATGCCAGGTTTGTGCCATGCCCCAATTGCAATGGTAGCAGGAAGGTGTTTGAACATCAAGAAGGAGGGTTGAGAAGGTGCCCTGATTGCAATGAGAATGGCTTGATAAGATGTCCAGGTTGCTGTTCATGA